The sequence CGGTGTTCAAGTCTCCGCCGATGACGAGGTAGTCGCCCGCGGGGATGTTGGCCTTGATGCGGCTGACCAGACTGCTGGCCTCCGAGTTACGGTTGCTGCTCCCCGTGGTGAGGAAGTGCACGCTCACCGCCCAGAGGTCCTTCGGGCCCGGCACGTCGATGCGCGCCCAGGCGAAGTCTCGGTTGGAGACGTACGGGTCATCCCACTCGCCCGAGGCGATGATGGGGTAGCGGCTGATGATGCCGTTGGGAATCTGCGCCCCACCCTCGCGGTAGTAGTGGAACTGCGTGCCGAACGTCGTGTCCACGAAGCCACGGATGTCCGCCGCGGAGTTCGACTTGTAGTTGAACTCCTGAATCATCACCACGTCAGCGTCCGTGCCCTGGAAGATGCGGATGCCGTGGCCCGGGTCGTAGTCCTGCCCGTTGCCGCTGGACGTGTTCGCCGCCAGCAGGCGAAGGCGGACCTCGCCCAGCGCGTCCTGCCGCTGCCCGACTTCCGCGCCGTCGAGCCCCACGGGCTCCAGCGCCGAGTCCTCGCCACCACACGCCGCGAGCACCGCCAGCAACAGCGCGGCGGCATGTCGCCGCCAGTTCGACTGCACATGGCTTGAAGGAGTTGCGTCGTCACGCATGATGTCCGGTCCTGCCCCCTGACAAGGAGCTGTTGAGTGGTCGGATGAGACATCCACACGCTACCCGATTCACGGGGAATGCGATGCTCGCCCGTCTCCTTTATCGACCGAAACGCAGACACGTTGCGTGAAACATCGGTGAAACCGTCCGGGACGGGCACTACAGCGCGGCGGCGGCGGACAGGGCGACGGCGAGGTAACGAAGGCCCTTGCCGATCGTGACGAAGAAGACGAAAGGCAGCGGGCGCACCCCCAGCATTCCGCCGGCGATGACGAAGGCGTCACCCACCACGGGCAGCCAGGACATGACGAGCGCGGGCGCGCCCCACTTCCGCGTCCAGGCCTCCACGCGCTGCATGCGAGGCCCTTCCTTCTCACGGCGCCGCGCGTACCAGCGCCCCAAGGCGCCTCCACCACCGGCCGCCACCCACCGGCCCAGCACGTAGAGCGACAGCGCGCCCAGCACGTTGCCCATGGTGGCCACGCCGATGGCGGTGACGGGCGCCGTCCCGCCGTAGACGAGCGCGGCCAGCAGCGCCTCCGACGGCACTGGCACCACGGAGCCCGCGAGCATCGCGATGAGGAACAGCCCCGGGAGGCCCCAGGTGGCGAGTACGGACGGGTCGGGCATCAACGATTCGAAGGTGAGGGCCCCCAAGCCTGCCATGCCCCCCGCCGCGGCGCACGCGCTCAGACGCCCAGGACGCAAGGTCTGCGCCCCACCCCACCCGCACGCAGGAATTGCGCCCCATCCCCGCCCGCGGACAGGTGCCCCAGGGGAGAGGAGGCCGCGGCGCAGCGCTTGCTATGGGGAGGGGCATACACCCGAAAGGGAAGGAACGCCGCGCCCATGAGCAGCACCGTCGCCCCAGTCCCGAGCCCGAGCCAGAGCTCCGACCTCCGCCTCGTGCCGGTGGAGATTGCCCCCGAGACGTTCTGGGTGGGCAAGCGCGAGCCCGGCAACATCTTCTACGCCAACCCCTACCTGCTGCGCTTCCGCGGTACGGACAAGAAGACGCAGCGGCCCACGGAGTTCAACCTCCTCATCGACCCGGGCTCGAGCAGCGACTTCTCCACCATCCACACCAAGGTGACGTCGCTCATTGGTGGCATGGAGCGGCTGTCGGCCATGTTCATCAACCACCAGGACCCGGACGTGGGCTCGTCGGCGAGCATCATCTCCGCGCGCTACGCGCCCCGGGCCGGGCTGCTGTGCTCGGAGGACACCTGGCGGCTCATCGTCCACCAGAACCTGCCGCGCCACCGCTTCATCCCCACGGAGAAGTTCGCACAGGGCCTCAGCGTGCCCACGGGCCACCGGTTGCTGCCGGTTCCCTCGCCCTTCTGCCACTTCCGCGGCGCCGTCATGCTCTATGACCCGCAGACGCGCGTGCTCTTCACCGGAGACCTCTTCGGCGGGCTCACGGACTCCAACGCCAAGGGCATCTGGGCGGACGAATCCGACTGGGCGGGCATCCGCGCCTTCCATCAAATCTACATGCCGGTGAACTCCGCGCTGCAACGCACGGTGGCGGCCATCCGCAAGCTGGAGCCGGGCGTGGAGATGATTGCGCCGCAGCACGGCCGCATCATCCGGGGACCGCTGGTGCAGCAGTTCCTGGACCGGATGGAGAAGCTTCAGGTGGGCCTGGACATCATGGACGAGGCGCAGGACCGCACGCACCTGCAGGCCTGGAACTCCGTGCTGGACCGGGTGGTGGCGCTGGCGCGCGGCTACCTGGGCGACTCCGTGGAGGCCAAGCTGGCCGCGAGCCACGAGCTGTCGGACACGGCGCAGTACGACGGCACGCGGCTGGTGGTGAGCCGCCTGGGCAAGTGGACGCTGGAGCACGTGGTGGACCTGCTGTGCCACGGCGAGCCGCCGGAGATTGCCGGCCCCATCATCGTCGAGGCCACCAGCGCCGCGGCCGAGTACAACCTGCCCACGCCGCACCTGGACATCGAGGGCGTGGGGGCACCGTCCCACGTTTCGCTGCTCGACCCCTGACAGCGACGACTGCAGACGAGGGAGGCCGAGGTGCACTCGACCGACGACGAAGAAGGCGTGGCGTACCTGGGGGGCGCCGCGCCGGAGCCGCAATTGCGGGTGACTCCGCCGCCGGCCATCGTGAAACCGCCGCCCCGCGCCGGCCTCCCCCCTGTCCCGCAGCGGACGGAAACCCCTCCCGACGCGACGTTCCAGCCGGTGACGCCACCACCGGCCCTGTCGCTTGGGGAGACACTGCGCCCGGTGACCCCCATGTCGCCGCACGGCACGCTGCTCCAGGGCATTGTGGTGACCGCGACCTCCAGCGCCGTGCGAGGCCTGGTGCCCGGCCAGACGGTGGCCCAGCGGTACCGCGTGGAGCGCTGGCTGGGCGCCGGGGGCAGCTCCACCGTGTACGAGGCCACCGACCTCCACCAGGACCTGCGCGTGGCCCTCAAGGTCCTCGCGGTGCCCCATGCGGATGCCTCGATGGTGGCGCGCTTCCGCCAGGAGGTGGAGCACGCCCGGGCGCTGGAGCACGTCAACATCCTGCGTGTCTTCGATGTGGGCGTGGACGGCGATCGGCACTTCCTCACCGTGGAGTTGCTGGATGGCGTGGATTTGCGTCAGCGACTGATGGAGCGGCGCGCCACGTTGGCGGAGGCGCTGCGCTGGCTCACCCACGCGACGGTGGCGCTGGAGCACGCGCACGGCCGGGGCGTGCTCCACCGCGACGTGAAGCCCGCCAACCTCTTCATCACCCGCACCGGCGTGCTCAAGCTGATGGACTTCGGGCTCGCCAAGAGCACGCACGTCATGGGGACGACGGCCCAGGGCGCGGTGCTCGGCACGCCGGAGTACATGGCGCCCGAACAGGTGACGGGCAACCCCGCGGTGTCACCCGCCACGGACCTGTACGCGCTCGGCGTGGTGGCCTACGAGCTGTTCACCGGACAGCTTCCGTTCCGCCACCCGGAGCCCGTGCCGCTGATGTTCCTGCACGTCCAGGAGCGCCCCGTGCCGCCGCGCACGTTGCGACCGGCGCTGCCGGAGCCCTTCGAGCACGTCGTGCTGCGGCTGCTGGAGAAACGCCCCGACGACCGCTACCGGTCCGCGGCCGAGCTCCGCACCGCGCTGGCGAAGCTGTGGCCCCACGCGCTGAATGCAGATGCGTCTGTGACGGCACGAGCGCCGGCGCCGCCCCTCGCGCGCGCCCGAGCGCCGGGCCCGGGAGGCGGCACGGGCTGAGTGGAACGTGCCCGCCGTCACGCCCCCGATGCCGCTGGCTCCGTCCTGCCCGGAGCCAACAGCGCCAACCCGAGCGCCGCGACGGCCGTGAGTCCAGCGGCGATGCCGAACTGCAGGGCGAAGTGCCCGCTGGCCAGCGCGAGCAACGCCACCGCCAGTGAGCCGCCCAGCAGCCGCGTGGCGTAGAGCGCGCTGGTGACGATGCCCCGGTGGTGCCAGGGCGCGCGGGACTGCGGTCCAATCAGCGACGTGCTGGCGGCGGGCCCCAGCCCCAGGCCGAGCACCGCCAGCCCCACCAGCGCCGCGGGCACACCCCAGCCCCGTGCGGCGGCCAATGACAGCCACCCGGCCCCCAGCGCCGCCACCGCGAAGCCCACGCCGGCGCTCAGTCGCATGCCTCCGCGCACCAGCAGCTTCACGCCGAAGGTGGAGCCCACGGACCAGCCCAGCAGCATCGGCAGCAGCGCCAGTCCCGCCGCCAGTGGCGTGTGACCGCCCTGCTCCGTCATCCACAACGGCACCCACGCGGCCATGCTGTACAGCAACGAGCCGCCCGCGATGCCGCCCACGATGCCGCTGAGCACCGCGCGATCTCTCAGCAACTCCGCCGGGAGCAACGGAGACACCGTCGAGCGTTGCTGCCGCACCAGCAGCCAGGCCGCGCCCACGGCGGCCAGCGCGCAGGCCCACCGCAGGCTCACAGCCCCCGGCTCCAACGAGAAGAGGAGCAGCGCCGCCGAGGAGCCCGCGAGCACGGGCCCCCACCGGTCCATGCGGACCTCCGGACGGCGAGGCGGGTCGCGGTAGGAGAGGTACAGCAGCGCCGCGGCGAACAGCCCCACCGGCACGTTGACCAGGAACACCCAGCGCCACGAGGCGTGCATCACCAGCCAGCCGCCAATGAGCGGCCCCACGACGTTGCCCGCGCCCCAGGCCCCCGTGAACAGCCCCTGCACGGCGGCGCGCTCACGCAGCGTGTAGAGGTCGGCGGAGATGGTGAGCGTGGTGGGCTGCAACGCCCCCGCGCCCAGGCCCTGGATGACCCGGAAGGCGATGAGCCCCGGCACCGAGTCCGCCAGGCCACACAGCGCGGAGCCCACCAGGAACAACCCCATGCCCGAGAAAAAGACGGGCTTGCGTCCCAGCCGGTCCGCCAGCGTCCCGGAGACGAGCACGCCGACAGTGGAGGCAAAGAGAAAGGCGGAGAACACCCACGAGTAGAGGTGCTGACCTCCCAGCTCCCGGGTGATGGTGGGCATGGCACTCGTCACGACGGTGCCTTCGAACGCGCTGACCACCAGGGCCAGCAACACCGCGCCCGTCGCGGTCCGCCGCGCCACGCCTGGACGCGCGCTGACCATGGGCTCCGCTGTGACGCCGCTTCCGTCCATCACCTCTCTGTACGCCCCAGGCCCCCATGCGGAAACCGCATCTTCCGCATAGACTTCTTGCGAAATCCGCATGACCTCCGAACAGCTCCGAGCCTTCCTCGAAGTCGCCCGGGCGGGACGCCTGGCCACCGCCGCGCGTGGGCTGGGTCTGTCCCAGTCCGGCCTCTCCCGGCAGCTCCAATCACTCGAAGCCGCCCTGGGCACGCGCTTGCTCGTCCGCACGCCTGGGGGCGCGGTGCTGACAGACGCGGGAGAACGCTTCCTGCCTCACGCCCAGCGCGCCCTGGACGCACTGACGGCGGGCACCTCGGAGCTGGAGCGGCTGTCGGGGACGCCACACGGCGTGGTGTCGCTCGGCACGCTGCATACCGTGGGGGCGTACCTGCTGCCGGACATCATCCCGGCCTTCGCCCGCCAGTTCCCGGAGGTCCGGCCCCGGCTGAGTGAGGGACTGGCACCGGCCATGGAGGAAGGCGTGGCACGCGGCGCCCTGGACCTGGCCATCCTCTCCCTCCCCGTGCGGCGCGCGGACCTGGTGGCGCAGCGACTGTGGGAGGAGTCCCTGGTGCTCGCCGTCCCGCGTGGACACCGGCTGACGAAGTCAGGCAAGCCCGTGACGATGGACGAGGTCGTGGAAGAGCCCTGGGTCGTCATCCCCGGCATGAGCGGCACCCGGGCGATGGAGGCCGCCTGTGAGGCGCGGGGCGTGACACCCCGCCTGGCGGTGGAGACGGACAACGCGGAGGCCATGCGCCGCATGGTGGAGCGCGGCCTGGGCGTGGCGATGGTGCCGCAGTTGATGGCCCGAGACCACCATGCCCAGGGCTTCGACGTGGTGCCCCTGGCGCGCGCCGGGGTGAAGCGGCAGGTGGCGCTGATACACCGGGGCGAGGGCTACCTCACGGCCGCGGCGCGGGCGCTCAAGTCCTTCATCGTGGAGAGCGTGCGCGCCATGCCCGAACCCTGGGGCACGAGGAAGGCGGCTCCAGGCGCTCGGGTGCGCTAGCGTGCCGCGGCCGGTGGCGCCGTCTTCACGAGGCGAGGCCCATCGAGACACGGAGACGCACCATGGCCCGGACGGACAGCTTCGTTGAGTACACGGTGGAACTGCTGGAGAAGCTGGGGCCCGTGAAGTCCCGGTCGATGTTCGGCGGCTGGGGGCTCTACCTCGGCGGACGGATGTTCGGGCTCATCGGCGGCGGTCAGTTGTTCCTGAAGGTGGATGACGTCACCAAGCCGGACTTCCAGGCCGCCGGATGCCGGCCGTTCATCTACGAAGGGATGAAGACCCCGGTGGAGATGGGCTATTGGACTCCGCCCGCGGACGCGGCGGATGACGCCTACGCGCTCCTGCCCTGGGCCCGGAAGGCCGTGGACGCGGCGAACCGGGCCGCGGTGAAGAAGGCCCAAAAGACGACGCGAAAGAAGGCGCCGGCGAAGAAGCGCACCTCACGCGTCAAGCCGTCTTGATGGCCGCGGCGTCCTCCAGCCCCAGCTCGACGACGGATGCCTCGCGCATCTTGAACTTCTGCACCTTGCCCGTCACCGTCATCGGGAACGCGTCCACGAACTTCCAGAAGCGGGGAATCTTGTAGGACGCGATGCGGCCCGTGCAGAACCGCGTCAGCTCCTCGGCGGTGAGCGTCGCGCCGGGCTTCACGCGCACCCAGGCCATGACCTCCTCGCCGTACTTCTTGCTCGGCACGCCAATGACCTGCGTCTCGCTGACGCCCGGGTGCGTGTGGAGGAACTCCTCGACCTCGCGCGGGGAGATGTTCTCACCGCCCCGGATGATGGTGTCCTTGATGCGGCCCACCACCTTCACGTAGCCCTCGTCGTCCATCACCGCGAGGTCGCCCGTGTGCATCCACCCGGCGGCGTCCACGGCCGCGGCGGTGGCCTCGGGGTTGGCCCAGTACCCCAGCATGACGCTGTACCCACGCGTGCACAGCTCGCCCGGCGAGCCGCGAGGAACCACCTCACCCGAGCCCGGGTCGATGACCTTGACCTCCAGGTGCGGATGCACGCGCCCCACGGTGGAAACGCGCTTGTCCAGCGGCTCGTCCAGTGCGCTCTGCGTGGACACCGGCGACGTCTCCGTCATGCCGTAGCAGATGGTCACCTCGCGCATGTGCATGCGCGACTGCACCTGCTTCATCACCTCCACCGGACACGGCGAGCCCGCCATGACACCGGTGCGCAGCGTCGACAAATCGAACTCACCGAAGCGCGGATGGTCCAGCTCCGCGATGAACATCGTGGGCACGCCGTACAGCGACGTGCAGCGCTCGGCCTGCACCGTCTGGAGCACCGTCAGCGGGTCGAACGCCTCGGCGGGGATCACCATGGTGGCGCCGTGGCTGGTACAGGCCAGGTTGCCAATCACCATGCCGAAGCAGTGGTAGAATGGCACCGGGATGCACACCCGGTCCTCGGGGCCGTAGCGCAGGGCCTCCCCGATGAAGAAGCCGTTGTTCAAGACATTGTGGTGCGACAGCGTGGCGCCCTTCGGGAAGCCTGTCGTTCCCGACGTGTATTGGATGTTGATGGCGTCATCGAACTGGAGCGACGCCTCGCGGGCGGCCAACGCGCCCTCTGAAACATCCGCCGCGCCATCGAGCAGCCGCTGCCAGTCGTCCTCCAGGACGAGCGCCGCCGCCAGGCTGGCACAGCGCGGCTGGACCTCTTTCACCATGCCCCGGTAGTCCGTCTGCCGGAAGCCCCGTGCGTGGAGCAGCACCTTGGTGCCGGACTGGTTGAGGGCGTACTCCAGCTCCGAGGTGCGGTAGGCAGGGTTGATGTTGACCAGGATGGCGCCGATACGGGCCGTGGCGTACTGGACGGCCACCCATTCGAAGCGGTTGGGTGACCAGAGCCCCACCCGGTCCCCCTTCTGAACGCCCAGGGCCATCAGTCCCCGGGCCACCTGCGAGGTGAGCGCCCAGAGCTGTTGATACGTGGCCCGAAACCCCTGGGACGCCACCACCAGGGCCTCCCGGTCGCCGTGGCGCTCGACGGTGCGGCGCAGGTTCTGGCCAATCGTCTCCCCCAGCAGCGGGGTGGTGCTGGTGCCATGGGCGTAGGAAGGGACCGGGTTTGGGGACATGGCGGCATCGTCCCGCCGAGCCGGACACGCGGCAAGCGCCGCGGACCACCGCTGTCCAACGCGTGGCAGGGGGGCATGGGGGAAGGCGGCATGCCCTGCCAACGAGGGCCCCCGGGGGGCCAGTCCCCTCCTGGGAAGCGACAGTCAGCCCTGAAATCAGCCATTACGCCGTGCAGCCAGCCCACGCACCGCGTTAGAAACCGGGACTCATGGATGACTCCAACGCCAGGCTGGTCGCGGCCCTGCTGGAAGCCCGGCAGCGACACTGCTTCCCTGCGGACGTACGGCGCGCTGCCCCCGAATTCGTAGGCCAGGTGCTCGGCCTGCTCTTCCCCCACTTCGCCGAGCGCCTGGAGTGTACGGCCGCGGCCGTCCACCGCGACGTCACCACCGTGGAGGCCAGCCTCCACCGCATCCGGGACACGCTGGCGCCCCTGTACCCGGGCATTGAACGGGACTTGCCGGCGCGCTTCATGGAGCGGCTGCCCGGCCTGTACGACTGGCTGCGACAGGACGCGGACGCCATCTTCGAGGCGGACCCGGCCGCGCGCACCGTGGACGAGGTCATCCTCACCTACCCGGGCTTCACCGCCATCGCCATCTACCGGGTGGCCAACGCGCTGCACGCCCTGGGCTTCCCGCTGCTGCCTCGCTTGCTCACGGAGTACGCGCACCAGCGAACCGGCGTGGACATCCACCCGGGGGCCACCATTGGCCGGCGCTTCGTCATCGACCATGGCACCGGCGTCGTCATCGGTGAGACGACGCTCATTGGTGACAACGTCAAAATCTATCAGGGCGTCACCCTGGGCGCGCTCGTCGTGGAGAAGGGGCTGACGGACAAGAAGCGTCACCCCACCATCGAGGACGACGTGGTGGTGTACGCCAACGCCACCATCCTGGGCGGAGAAACCGTGGTGGGCCGGGGCAGCATCATCGCCGGCAACGCCTGGCTCACGCAGAGCATCCCCTCTCAATCCGTGGTTACCCGCCGCAGCGAGGTGCGTCAGCGCGGCGAGAACGGCTCGCTGGACGCACTCGAATTCCACATCTGACCCACCGACGAGGCCCCCCACATGAAGGTGAACAGCATCCTGGAGACCATCGGAAACACGCCGCACGTGCGCATCAACCGGCTGTTTCCGTCCCGCGTGACGGTCCATCTGAAGCTCGAGCGCGCCAACCCGGGCGGCAGCATCAAGGACCGCATCGCGTTGTCCATGATTGAGGACGCGGAGCAGCGCGGCCTGCTCAAGAAGGACAGCGTCATCATCGAGCCGACCAGCGGCAACACCGGCATCGGCCTGGCCATGGTGGCGGCGGTGAAGGGCTACAAGCTGGTGCTCGTCATGCCGGAGTCCATGAGCGTCGAGCGCCGCCGGCTGATGGCCGCCTACGGCGCCACGTTCGAGCTGACCCCGCGCGCGCAGGGCATGAAGGGCGCCATCGCTCGCGCCAACGAGCTGCTGTCGCAGGTGCCCAACTCGTGGATGCCGCAGCAGTTCGAGAACGAGGCCAACATCGAGGTCCACCGCCGCACGACGGTGCAGGAAATCCTCAAGGACTTCCCGGAAGGGCTGGACTACCTCATCACCGGCGTGGGCACCGGCGGGCACATCACCGCGTGCGCCGAGGAGTTGAAGAAGGTCTGGCCGAAGCTGAAGGTCTTCGCCGTGGAGCCCACCAAGTCGCCCGTCATCAGCGGCGGCCAGCCGGGCCCGCACCCCATCCAGGGCCTTGGCGCCGGCTTCATCCCGAAGAACCTGCACAAGGACGCGCTGGACGGCGCCATTCAGGTGACCGAGGAGGACGCCTTCGAGTTCACCCGCCGCGCCGCGCGTGAGGAGGGCATCTTCGTGGGCATCTCCACCGGCGCCGCGCTGTCCGCCGTGAATCAGAAGCTGGGCGAGATGACCGACGGCAGCCGCGTGCTCGCCTTCAACTACGACACGGGCGAGCGCTACCTCTCCATCGAGCCGCTCTTCCCGGCCCAGTAGTCCAAAGGGCCCTCAGCCGCGGTGCGTCCGCACCAGCTCCACCAACCGGTCCATCTCCTCGGGCAGGTTGTAGAAGTGGGGTGAGAGGCGGACGCGCCCGCGGCGCACCGAGAGGGCCACCTCCCTTCCGGCGAGCCACGCGCCGAGCGCGCGGGCCTCGCCCTCCGGAGGCAGGAACGTGAGGATGCCCGCCCGGTGCTCCGGCGCGGGCCCCACGTCGCAGCCCAGCCCACGCAGCCCTGTCTCCAGCTGGCCCAGCAGCTCGCGGATGCGCGTGGAGATGGCGTCCACCCCCACCTCGTGCAGCAGCTCCAGCGCGGCGCCCAGGGCGTAGATGCCGGTGTACGCGGCGCTGCCCTCCTCCAGCTTGCCCGCGTCCGGGCGCAGCTCGAAGTGGCTGCGGTTGAAGTTCCAGGCGTCGGTGGTGCTGCGCCAGCCCACCAGCACGGGACGCAGCCTGGGCAGGACGTCCTTGGCCACGTAGAGGAAGCCGATGCCGGCGATGCCCAGCATCCACTTGTGGCTGTCCGCGCTGAGGAAGTGGACGCGGCTCTTCTTCACGTCCACGGGGATGCAGCCCACGCTCTGGATGCCGTCCACGCAGAACAGGACGCCCGCCCGCTCGCACAGGGCGCCCACCGCGTCCAGGTCCGTGCGGTAGCCGGTGGCGAACTGCACGGAGGACACGGCCACCAGCCGGGTGCTCGGGGTGAGCGCGGCGGCCACGGCTTCCGGCGTCACGCCCCCTTCGGGCGTCTGGATTTCGCGCACGGTGACGCCGCGGTCCTTCAGGTGCAGCCAGGGATAGACGTTGGAGGGGTACTCCAGCGAGGATGCGACGACGACCTCGTCGCCGGGCTTCCAGTCCAGCCCCTCGGCCACCAGGCCCAGGCCGTGGCTGGTGTTGCGCACGAAGGCAATCTCGCCGGGCTCGGCGTTGATGAGGCGGGCGGCCAGGCCCCGCACGCGCTCGCAATGGGCCTCCCAGCCGCGCTCGTGCTTGATGCCGTGGTGGACGATGTCCTCCATCCACCCGCGCACGGCCTCGGCGGCGCGCAGGCTGGTGGGAGCCACACCGGCGTGGTTGAGATAGAGCTGCTCCCTCAGCACGGGGAAGAGGTCTCGGTAGGATTCGAGCGAGCGCGTCATGGTGCCCGGAGTGTAGCCACGTCGCCGCGCCGCGCCGTACTTCGTGAAGGCCGGGTGTCCGCCGTGGACAGACGCGGTGGTTTTTCCGTCCCACCTTGGGATGCGATATGCGTCGGGTCCTGCTCGCCGCGGAGGACCCATGCGCCGCACCATCCTGGACGCCATGAGGAACACGTTGTTCGTGGGCGCCGCCCTGCTGGCGGGCTGCGCGGGAACCGTTCATGCGCCCTACCCGCCCATCCGCGCGGACCTGTCCCCCGCCGCCCTGGAGCGAGGGGCCGCCATCTTCCACGCGAGCTGCGAGTCATGTCACCGCGGGGGCGACGCGGAGACGGCGTCGGGCGCGCCGCTGCGCGAGCTGCCCTCGTACATGGGGCGCTTCTACGCGGCGAATCTCACGTCGCATGCCGAGGCGGGCATTGGCGCCATGACGGATGAGGAGTTGGCGCGGGCCATCCGCTTCGCGGTGAGCCGCGACGGGCGGTTGATGGTGATGCCCAGCTACGGCATGGGCGACGCGGACCTGGCGGCGGTGCTGGGCTTCATGCGCTCCGGGCACCCGCTCTTCACGCCAGATTCAGTGCCCGCGCCCCCGTCGAAGTTCAGCTTCTTCGGCGGTATCGGCTTCCGCTTCATCACTGGGAATGAGCCGGTGGAACGGCCCGCCTCGGGCATCCCCGTGCCGCCCAAGGCGGCGACCCGGGAGTACGGCCACTACATGGCGCATGACGTCTACGACTGCGCCTCGTGTCACACGGATGGCTTCAGCCCTCGGAAGACAGAGGGCGATGACGTGTTCGCGGGTGGCATGGCGTTCGTCGACCCGGAGGGAAGGAACGTTCATTCCAGCAACATCACGTTCCACGAGACGGGGCTGGCGCATTGGACGCTGGAGGACTTCACCCGCGCGGTGCGTGACGGACTGGCACCAGATGGCTCCGTGCTGCGCTCGCCCATGCCTCGCTTCCGGGGCATGGACGAGGTGGAGGCGCGAGCGCTCTATGACTATCTGCGCTCCGTGCCGCCCAGGAAGAACGCGGTGAAGGGTGCGCGGCCGCGGCTCACCGCGGAGTCAGTCCGCCCGAAATGGGGCGCGGAGGAGGCGGAGGAGCAGAGCGCGGAGGTACGCCCCGATGCGGCGCAGGCCAGCGCGCCCGATGAGACGCGCACGGGAGATGTTCCCAACGCCAGCGCCTCCGTGAAGGGAGCAGGGGAAGAAACCTCGGCTCCGCCAGTTTCCCCCGCGCAACCTCCGGCCAGCCATCAGGGCACACAGGGAGAAGACGCCCATGCCGCAGTGACGCCTTCGGCCTCGGCGACCGCTTCCGGCTCGGCGATGCCCACAGCACCCGGAGCCACCGGCAAGAGCGCGGCATCGGCACCGTCCGCGCAACCCGATGCGGCCAACACCGCTGCGGCCGGCCCCTCCACGCTGGCCAGCAAGCCCGCCCCCACCCGCAAGCCGCGCCCCGCTGCGCCCAAGGTGGACGCCCCTGCCCTCTTCGTGAAGCTCGGCTGCGCGAGCTGCCACGCTCCTGGCGCGCGGTATCACGACCGGCTCGCCAAGGTCGCCTCGCGCAGCGAGGCCGAACTGGTCCGGTGGGTGCGAAACCCCGAGCAGTTCCTCCCCGGCACGCCCATGCCCACCTACGCGGAGTTGATTGACGAGAAGACCGCGCGTGCCCTGGTGCGCTGGGTGAAGGCGGGAGGCCTGTCCAAGCTGCCCTCCACCTCGCGCTGAGCCGCGCCCCGAAGCACGCGGAAAAAACGCCCCGGAAATGACCGAGGAAAACCCCTGCTGGCGTATCCCGTCTGGAAGCTCTCAGCGGGCACCTCGTCGAGGCACTCGCTGGGCACGTACCACCCCGGAGCCAACCGGCCCCAGCCCCGGGGTGGTGCGTGAGACTTCCCACCGCACCGTCGGCTGGCACGCCAGCGTCTCCGGCTACGGGGACGGCTGCACCCGCGCCGCCGCTCGCGTACGGTGCGCCGCATGACGGAGTGTCTCCTCAACGTCGACCTGGGCGAGCTTCCTGGTGAAGACGAACAGCTCTACGCGCTGGCCCATGTGGCGAACATCGCTTGCGGCGGGCATGCCGGGGACGATGCCTCCATGCGCCGGGCGCTGGAGCGGTGCGAGCGGCATGGCACGCGCGTGGGCGCGCACCCGTCCTACGAGGACCGAGAGGGCTTCGGCCGCCGCGCGCTCGACGTCACGCCGGAGCACCTCCGGGCGCAAGTGGCCGCGCAGTGCGGCCGGCTCGCGAAGC is a genomic window of Myxococcus virescens containing:
- the epsC gene encoding serine O-acetyltransferase EpsC; translation: MDDSNARLVAALLEARQRHCFPADVRRAAPEFVGQVLGLLFPHFAERLECTAAAVHRDVTTVEASLHRIRDTLAPLYPGIERDLPARFMERLPGLYDWLRQDADAIFEADPAARTVDEVILTYPGFTAIAIYRVANALHALGFPLLPRLLTEYAHQRTGVDIHPGATIGRRFVIDHGTGVVIGETTLIGDNVKIYQGVTLGALVVEKGLTDKKRHPTIEDDVVVYANATILGGETVVGRGSIIAGNAWLTQSIPSQSVVTRRSEVRQRGENGSLDALEFHI
- the cysK gene encoding cysteine synthase A; this encodes MKVNSILETIGNTPHVRINRLFPSRVTVHLKLERANPGGSIKDRIALSMIEDAEQRGLLKKDSVIIEPTSGNTGIGLAMVAAVKGYKLVLVMPESMSVERRRLMAAYGATFELTPRAQGMKGAIARANELLSQVPNSWMPQQFENEANIEVHRRTTVQEILKDFPEGLDYLITGVGTGGHITACAEELKKVWPKLKVFAVEPTKSPVISGGQPGPHPIQGLGAGFIPKNLHKDALDGAIQVTEEDAFEFTRRAAREEGIFVGISTGAALSAVNQKLGEMTDGSRVLAFNYDTGERYLSIEPLFPAQ
- a CDS encoding aminotransferase class V-fold PLP-dependent enzyme, yielding MTRSLESYRDLFPVLREQLYLNHAGVAPTSLRAAEAVRGWMEDIVHHGIKHERGWEAHCERVRGLAARLINAEPGEIAFVRNTSHGLGLVAEGLDWKPGDEVVVASSLEYPSNVYPWLHLKDRGVTVREIQTPEGGVTPEAVAAALTPSTRLVAVSSVQFATGYRTDLDAVGALCERAGVLFCVDGIQSVGCIPVDVKKSRVHFLSADSHKWMLGIAGIGFLYVAKDVLPRLRPVLVGWRSTTDAWNFNRSHFELRPDAGKLEEGSAAYTGIYALGAALELLHEVGVDAISTRIRELLGQLETGLRGLGCDVGPAPEHRAGILTFLPPEGEARALGAWLAGREVALSVRRGRVRLSPHFYNLPEEMDRLVELVRTHRG
- a CDS encoding c-type cytochrome, whose amino-acid sequence is MRRTILDAMRNTLFVGAALLAGCAGTVHAPYPPIRADLSPAALERGAAIFHASCESCHRGGDAETASGAPLRELPSYMGRFYAANLTSHAEAGIGAMTDEELARAIRFAVSRDGRLMVMPSYGMGDADLAAVLGFMRSGHPLFTPDSVPAPPSKFSFFGGIGFRFITGNEPVERPASGIPVPPKAATREYGHYMAHDVYDCASCHTDGFSPRKTEGDDVFAGGMAFVDPEGRNVHSSNITFHETGLAHWTLEDFTRAVRDGLAPDGSVLRSPMPRFRGMDEVEARALYDYLRSVPPRKNAVKGARPRLTAESVRPKWGAEEAEEQSAEVRPDAAQASAPDETRTGDVPNASASVKGAGEETSAPPVSPAQPPASHQGTQGEDAHAAVTPSASATASGSAMPTAPGATGKSAASAPSAQPDAANTAAAGPSTLASKPAPTRKPRPAAPKVDAPALFVKLGCASCHAPGARYHDRLAKVASRSEAELVRWVRNPEQFLPGTPMPTYAELIDEKTARALVRWVKAGGLSKLPSTSR